In Gallus gallus isolate bGalGal1 chromosome 8, bGalGal1.mat.broiler.GRCg7b, whole genome shotgun sequence, one DNA window encodes the following:
- the HCCS gene encoding holocytochrome c-type synthase isoform X1 produces the protein MGLSASSPAATAQSAAEPSKQHQVASPPSECPMHQEKMRGCPMHMKASDRRAENTDDVPAHQERAYEYVACPVKSGASQVNDDIDPSNMMPPPNQLPSPDQPFPLSTVREESSIPRAHSDKKWVYPSEQMFWNAMLRKGWRWKDDDITSEDMTNIIKIHNQNNEQAWKEILKWEALHAMECPCGPSLMRFGGKAKEYSPRARIRSWMGYELPFDRHDWIVDRCGKEVRYVIDYYDGGAVDKNYQFTILDVRPAFDSLSAVWDRMKVAWWRWTS, from the exons ATGGGTCTGTCTGCATCCTCCCCAGCCGCCACAGCTCAGTCAGCAGCTGAGCCATCCAAACAGCACCAGGTAGCCTCTCCGCCTTCAGAATGCCCCATGCATCAGGAGAAAATGAGAG gtTGTCCCATGCACATGAAGGCTTCTGACCGTAGGGCTGAGAACACAGACGATGTTCCTGCACATCAGGAAAGAGCATATGAATACGTAGCATGTCCTGTGAAGTCTGGGGCATCTCAAGTGAACGATGACATAGATCCTAGCAATATG ATGCCTCCTCCTAATCAGTTACCATCTCCAGATCAACCATTTCCATTGTCAACTGTTAGAGAAGAATCTTCCATTCCTAGGGCACACTCTGACAAGAAATGGGTCTATCCTTCAGAGCAGATGTTTTGGAATGCTATGCTAAGAAAAGG GTGGAGGTGGAAAGATGATGACATAACAAGTGAAGATATGACTAACATCATTAAGATTCACAATCAAAATAATGAGCAAGCTTGGAAGGAGATTTTGAAGTGGGAAGCTCTTCATGCTAT GGAATGTCCTTGTGGACCGTCCCTGATGCGGTTTGGAGGCAAAGCGAAGGAGTATTCACCACGAGCCAGAATACGTTCATGGATGGG ATATGAACTTCCCTTTGACAGACATGATTGGATTGTTGACCGATGTGGAAAAGAAGTGCGATATGTTATCGATTACTATGACGGTGGTGCAGTAGATAAGAACTACCAGTTCACTATCTTGGATGTTCGTCCTGCGTTTGATTCTCTCTCAGCTGTGTGGGACAGGATGAAGGTAGCTTGGTGGCGTTGGACTTCTTAA
- the RWDD3 gene encoding RWD domain-containing protein 3, whose amino-acid sequence MSEQALEELSALAAIYCEPGACEVLAASETDGVTFRIQISVKELLDTEILLKLLFHLPVNYPSTLPEISVSSDQLTRAQCMDIKDKLLEQAKKHLSEPMVHELVLWIQQHLKYVIKQPATVCNEKTTLSKGASTEDAIWMLLLHLDHMRAKAKYVRTVEKWASDLKLTGRLMFMGKIILILLQGDKSNIKEYLILQKTSKVDVDSSGKKCKEKMISVLCETKVQSQHKRFQMFEVKEYSTLDELQKEFETAGLANLFSEFVPPLLR is encoded by the exons ATGTCGGAGCAGGCGCTGGAGGAGCTGTCGGCCCTCGCCGCCATCTACTGCGAGCCGGGCGCCTGCGAGGTGCTGGCGGCCTCAG AAACAGATGGAGTCACATTTAGAATTCAAATCAGCGTGAAAGAGCTGCTGGAtacagaaatacttttaaagcTGCTATTTCATTTACCAGTCAATTATCCATCGACTCTACCAGAAATTTCTGTTAGCTCGGACCAGCTTACAAGGGCCCAGTGTATGGACATAAAAGATAAATTACTTGAGCAAGCGAAGAAGCATCTTTCTGAACCCATGGTGCATGAGCTGGTTCTTTGGATACAGCAGCATCTTAAATATGTCATTAAGCAACCAGCAACAGTTTGCAATGAAAAAACTACTTTGTCAAAAGGAGCAAGTACAGAGGATGCTATCTGGATGCTCCTTTTGCATTTAGATCACATGAGAGCGAAGGCAAAATACGTCAGAACTGTGGAAAAATGGGCTTCAGATCTAAAACTGACTGGAAGACTGATGTTCATGGGCAAGATAATATTGATTCTTCTTCAGGGTGACAAGAGCAACATTAAG GAGTACTTGATTCTTCAGAAAACTTCTAAGGTAGATGTGGACTCAAgcggaaagaaatgcaaagagaaaatgattagTGTACTGTGTGAGACAAAAGTACAGTCACAGCATAAAAG GTTTCAGATGTTTGAAGTCAAAGAATATTCAACGCTGGATGAGCTACAAAAGGAATTTGAAACTGCAGGACTTGCAAATCTCTTCTCTGAGTTTGTGCCTCCTCtcttaagataa